Genomic DNA from Telopea speciosissima isolate NSW1024214 ecotype Mountain lineage chromosome 2, Tspe_v1, whole genome shotgun sequence:
TTCGTTTTAAAGTAGTTAAAAAAAGAGTGAAATTATTAGACCAGCTCATATTTTAGCCACTATGGCTTGAACTTTATGTTGTAATAACTATCCTGACAATGATATAgacattttctttcttattcttgatGCAATTTTACTttagccccaaaaaaaaaaaaaaagaatgtaatATCCAACTAGCTTTTAAAATTGATATTGGATTGATGTTTCAAATACATTGAAAATGGTCTATTGACCTTGATTCAGCTATCTGGGAGTATCATGTCAGACAAGTGTTGAAAATTGTCCAAAGACTTGTGGTACTTATTGTGCTCATTGTCTCTTGCAGGAAGGACACTACGAATACAAGTACATAATTGATGGTGAATGGACGTGCAATAACTATGAGCTTGTAACTCTTCCCAACAAAGATGGGCATGTCAACAATTATATCAATGTGAGATTCACCTCTCAAGCATTATTTGATAAATGCAATTTGTTATCAACACGAAGCAACTTCTTGATTCTAAATATTGATCTGGAAGCAGCTTGGACCCAAACAATGGGTCTGGGGCACACCAGTAATTTATCACCTGTCTTATAACTGCAAGATCGGGCGATCTGCCCTATCTCAAACATTTTCAGCTTCAATAAAGTTTTATTCCTGGCCACCTATTAAGGTACAAATAAATGATCTTGATCGTGTAGTAAGACTGATTTTTTGTCGTGGCTAATGCTTCGGATGAGATCCATCATGGTGATTCCTGTTCTCCTttaataaagagaaataaagacaAAATGGAAAATTCTTATTGCCCCAACTGTTCTACCCAGTGTTGCTGGAAAGATTGCCTattgaataaaaattattttggaAAAGGTATTCCCGACTAAAACTTGGTTTTGCTTGTTTCAAGTCGGTGGACTGATTTTTAAATAGCAATCTAACACCACTATCAGAGATGCTGAGGTTGAACTGATTTTCCTTATAAGGAAGCTCTTTCAAATGACAGTTCACTGCAACCGATTTGTGGGTTATCTGCCCTGACCGTTAAAGAACcaaatattttgaaagattGCCACCTGGACATTCCTTAAAGACACTAGCTGTAGCAACTGAAAGCATAAGCATTCTCAGAGAGTTATCTCAACTCAACCATAGTTTGCTATATGGCTTAGCGTCTAATCCTCTGTCCATTTCAATGGTGCACCTCATGTAGTCTTTCTCTGCCTGCAGGTTACCAACAATGATCCTAACAGTACTAGTGCAGAACTGCGGAAGCGGTTGAGTGGTGATGATGTTTATCTCACACAAGAGGAAAAGCTCAGCATCAGACAGTTTTTGGAAGCATATGCAGAGGATGAAGAGCTCTAATCAAAGATCAAAGTAAACACGGCACGTAAAATTGTAAAGGGATGAATCTCTACAGCTATTTGCATCTTTCCCTCAAATAATATGATATATAAGTCAGGACCTTGCCTACAGAAGATTTTACGTCTAGATGCGACTTTTGAGCCATCTTTTAAGCTGCCTGAAGTAGATAGATCTTTGAAGATGATCGACTGTGGGACAGCACAGCAGAAAACAGGAGCTAAGTTTCAAGAATATCTCTTGCCTCACATGTGGATCTCAAGCATTCAACATGACAAATGTGCTAGTGCTACATGAGTTTATTATATTTCAAGTATTTAAGCTGGGTTCATGTTTCCAATATTATACTACTCAACATTGTGGTTTGGctttccatcaaaaaaaaaaaaattaacatttgTGGTTTAGCATAAAAACAATTTACTATAAAAAAACGtgggttgggggaggggggaggggagtaaAACGCAATAAATGCCCAAATTTTCCTTGTGGAAAGGcggaaaatgaaaattttcgtCTAAATTgtccttttgtttgtttttaatataatgcaagaaaaaaaaaaaaaccaaaaaaaatttatatggaGGAAAATAGATTGCTACATTGCCTTTGTACAGATTTTATTATACACTGGTCACATAATAAACAGTGGGATCCACACtgacatttttctttcttattttataatGTGGGTCTCATGTAGGCCCCTGtagatgataccattttccaatTCCTAATTGGTTGTATCGTGcagattccttcttacactgTAGGAAACCCTTCCGTAGGAAAAACGAAAATTGCTACACTGTTTATTATGGGAGGAGGGTATACAGGAATCTGTACAGAAAATTTTATAACAAAACAAACAGGTCCAGAGAAGGAAGAACAGAGGAGCTTAAAAATGTACCAACAAAAACTATGAGTTATGGGCTTGTCTCAGTAGACAAAAGAATATGGGTTTGATCTGATTTAAGGTAATTTGACTTTCCATTAGTATATTGATTCTTGCTATCCCCtcaataataaatgagaaaaaacaagaaagtaGAATGCACGTTGCATATAACAAGAGTAAGTAGTGCTCCTCTACTCCTCTCCACCAGGGATATTTATGCAACAAGAGTAAGTAGTGCTCCTCTACTCCTCTCCACCAGGGATATTTAATCAGTCACTCTCTTATCCTGTGTTcctataaaaagaaagaaaactgtTCTCCAatttgtttgagagagagagatgaaggcGAAGAAGATGGCAGTGGCTTTGATAATAGCTGCATCTCTTTTGATGGGTTCCTTAAACATTGGTGAAGCTTGGAAGGAGGAGCCTAGCGTTATACATGTGGGAGGCAAAGTGCTATGCCAGGACTGCTCTAAGGGGTACAAGGAATGGGTTGAAGGAGCCAATCCCATCAAAGGTAATCTATTAaaactctcttctctttctgtGTTTCAATCACCGTAATGGAGTCTACCTCTTGGTTAGCTTATAGCTAGAAGAATTCTTTAGTGGGTAGAATGAATGAAGTTATGTACGAATCATTGAACATAAAATCACTAActagagagattcaagaagaaaCTCGTACGATCCATATCATTTGATGAAGATTCAGCCATTTTGATATTCTCTGACGATATTGTCTGCTCTTTTTTATAATCGAAGGCTAAGGTTAGCAATTAATGGGTATTGTTACcaatttggatttggatcatCTGCGGCCTGGGTTGAGCGACCATCGTGTTGCGGTCAACTTATAGGTGGTCATATGGATTTCatgccaatccaatggttggtagatgaCAACctgatatttttttaattttgaattgagctcatctaccaaccattggattgacaTGAAATACATGTGGCAGCCTGTGAGTTGAGCTTAGCACGATGGCCGCTCAACCCGACCACAGAGAATCCAAATACTACCAATTTATAGATGGAGAGTAGGAAACAACCATGTAATTAAGAACAAATAATGTCTCTCATATAATAAGGCATACTTACAAATAGGCTCACGCATAAAACATTACTTTACACTTTAAGACAGGTTAACTAAAAATTATGATGGCAGGGTGTAGGGTATCCATAACGTGCCTGGACGAGAGACACAGAGTGGCGTATTACGGTAGCGACGAGACCGACGAAAAGGGTCAGTTTGAGCTG
This window encodes:
- the LOC122651285 gene encoding pistil-specific extensin-like protein codes for the protein MKAKKMAVALIIAASLLMGSLNIGEAWKEEPSVIHVGGKVLCQDCSKGYKEWVEGANPIKGCRVSITCLDERHRVAYYGSDETDEKGQFELIINKKHSNGKSLYIEGCSVRLVSSPDPSCNVFTDFGGGRSGVKLHRPTSSYRDLIKYMISPLYFTTPMCDEPRVNY